In a single window of the Elaeis guineensis isolate ETL-2024a chromosome 6, EG11, whole genome shotgun sequence genome:
- the LOC140858434 gene encoding LOW QUALITY PROTEIN: uncharacterized protein (The sequence of the model RefSeq protein was modified relative to this genomic sequence to represent the inferred CDS: inserted 4 bases in 3 codons) — MPLLPSIKARQLNPSGWPQPKPPXMVAKAVSSSLGLLLIIFSFSPLAASQMTTRQILLRIKEDWGNPSVLSSWNDSIPTSHCNWTGIQCSTDGSVTNITLSNQNIAQTIPAAICKLKNLSILDLSYNDVPGTFPTSLYNCSNLLYLDLSSNHLVGVIPSDIYRLSPRLTDLILSDNNFTGEIPPSIGRLSAIEHLXLYDNFFDASFPAELGNLSNLQTLRLGGNPFAAATIPSTFRNLTQLSFLGMAQANLKGEIPEFIGELTGMRVLYLQQNSLSGSIPAGIWNLKNLSVLYMFDNRFSGTLPDKLPPGLTWLDIRNNKLSGKIPSTAKSLRSLTAYNNLLSGNIPAVVTGISELVELNLGGNRFSGQIPPGISELKYLFSLNLSXLVGEIPAAIGSLQQLISLDLSTNQLSHSIPPEIGGLKLKTLNLSSNRLSGEIPISLQDAAYNLSFLSNPSLCASSEFLNVPICKHGSHGFQWKLRIMLIVLASLVSLMATVFAAFVRRARHGRSNGRVLPTWKMMSFYPLDFTESTILSGLTEDNLIGRGGGGKVYRIVLENHVAQIVAVKKIWNCRKLDSLLEKEFQSEVQVLGSIRHANIVKLLCCLWSADMKLLVYEYMENGSLDRWLHKKWRVGEQIEEMNSDHMPLLDWSTRLRIAIDVARGLCYMHHGCSPPIVHRDVKSSNILLDFEFRAKVADFGLARMLVKLGEDNTVSAVAGTFGYMAPECAYSRKINEKMDVYSFGVILLELTTEKKANDSGEYGNLAEWAWRYLQEADKVIDVIDQDIKDPTYVDEIAFVFKLGVMCTGPLPSSRPRMKDVLQILVRHRRQQAVANDIMV, encoded by the exons ATGCCGCTATTGCCGTCCATAAAAGCTCGCCAACTCAACCCTTCTGGGTGGCCTCAGCCCAAGCCCC AAATGGTAGCAAAAGcagtctcttcttctcttggccTTCTGCTTATCATCTTCTCCTTCTCTCCGCTAGCAGCATCCCAAATGACAACAAGGCAAATTCTCCTCCGAATCAAGGAGGATTGGGGAAACCCCTCGGTTCTCAGCTCTTGGAACGACTCCATCCCCACCAGCCACTGCAATTGGACCGGAATCCAATGCTCCACTGATGGCTCTGTGACCAATATCACACTTTCTAACCAGAACATCGCCCAAACCATCCCCGCCGCCATATGCAAGCTGAAAAAtctctccatcctcgacctcagtTACAACGACGTCCCCGGCACCTTTCCCACATCCCTCTACAACTGCTCTAACCTCCTCTACCTCGACCTCTCCTCGAACCACCTCGTCGGCGTCATACCCTCCGATATCTACCGTCTCTCTCCCCGTCTCACTGACCTCATCCTCTCAGACAATAACTTCACCGGAGAAATTCCGCCCTCCATCGGCCGGCTCTCGGCGATTGAACATCT TCTCTATGACAACTTCTTCGATGCGTCATTCCCAGCCGAGCTTGGCAACCTCTcaaacctccaaaccctaaggctTGGAGGTAATCCCTTCGCTGCAGCAACGATCCCTTCAACTTTCCGCAATTTGACTCAGCTGAGCTTCCTGGGTATGGCACAGGCTAATTTGAAGGGCGAGATCCCTGAATTCATCGGAGAGTTGACGGGGATGCGGGTATTGTACCTACAGCAGAACTCCCTCAGTGGAAGCATACCCGCCGGAATCTGGAATCTAAAGAACCTCTCTGTCCTTTATATGTTCGACAACCGGTTTTCGGGCACCCTACCGGACAAATTGCCACCGGGACTCACGTGGCTGGACATCCGGAACAACAAATTATCCGGCAAAATTCCATCAACGGCTAAAAGTTTGCGGTCCCTTACAGCGTACAACAACTTACTATCCGGTAATATTCCAGCTGTCGTAACCGGAATCTCCGAACTCGTGGAGCTAAATCTGGGAGGGAACCGGTTCTCTGGCCAAATCCCGCCAGGGATATCAGAGCTGAAATATCTGTTTTCTCTGAATCTCA AGCTTGTTGGCGAGATCCCTGCAGCAATTGGGTCCTTACAGCAACTCATCTCACTCGACCTATCGACTAACCAACTGTCCCACTCAATTCCGCCAGAGATCGGAGGCCTCAAGCTCAAGACGCTCAACCTCTCGTCCAACCGGCTCTCTGGCGAGATCCCGATCTCATTACAGGACGCAGCCTACAATCTAAGCTTCCTCTCAAACCCCAGCCTCTGCGCTTCCAGTGAGTTCTTAAACGTCCCCATCTGCAAACATGGATCACATGGCTTCCAATGGAAGCTGCGTATCATGCTCATCGTTCTCGCTTCACTCGTCTCCCTGATGGCAACCGTCTTCGCTGCGTTCGTAAGAAGAGCGCGCCATGGGAGAAGCAACGGCAGAGTTCTACCCACGTGGAAGATGATGTCTTTCTATCCGTTGGATTTTACAGAGTCCACCATCCTGAGTGGGCTCACGGAGGACAACCTAATCGGGAGGGGCGGCGGTGGGAAAGTATATCGGATTGTGCTCGAGAACCACGTCGCACAGATCGTGGCCGTTAAAAAGATCTGGAACTGTAGGAAGCTTGATTCCCTGTTGGAGAAGGAGTTCCAATCCGAGGTCCAAGTCCTAGGTTCAATACGGCATGCTAATATTGTTAAACTACTTTGCTGCCTCTGGAGCGCCGATATGAAACTGCTGGTGTACGAGTACATGGAGAACGGGAGCCTGGATCGGTGGCTTCACAAGAAGTGGAGGGTGGGGGAGCAAATCGAAGAGATGAACTCCGATCACATGCCTTTATTAGATTGGTCCACCAGGTTGCGGATTGCTATCGATGTGGCACGAGGATTATGCTACATGCACCACGGTTGCTCCCCGCCTATCGTGCACCGAGATGTGAAGTCCAGTAACATATTATTAGACTTCGAATTTAGAGCCAAGGTGGCTGATTTCGGTCTGGCTAGGATGCTCGTCAAGCTTGGAGAGGACAACACGGTGTCGGCTGTAGCGGGAACATTCGGTTACATGGCCCCCG AATGTGCATACTCGCGAAAAATAAATGAGAAGATGGATGTGTACAGCTTTGGAGTGATTCTTTTAGAACTAACCACTGAAAAAAAAGCAAACGACAGTGGAGAATATGGTAATCTAGCAGAGTGGGCTTGGCGCTACTTACAGGAGGCTGACAAGGTGATCGATGTTATAGATCAAGACATCAAGGACCCGACATATGTAGACGAGATTGCATTTGTCTTTAAATTAGGAGTCATGTGCACTGGTCCATTGCCTTCATCAAGACCTAGAATGAAGGATGTACTCCAAATCTTAGTAAGACATCGACGTCAACAAGCTGTTGCAAATGATATTATGGTGTGA